The following coding sequences are from one Mycobacterium bourgelatii window:
- a CDS encoding MMPL/RND family transporter, producing the protein MSTRHSTSGRLDIPRLLRAFSIPVILFWVLTVGALASASPKLEEVATQHAVSTMPKDSPAFQAMMRIGKVFHEFSSDSSAMVVLEGQDRLGDSAHEFYNGIVSQLRADTAHVEHVQDFWGDPLTAASTQSGDGKAAYVQVFLVGNQGTAASNESVAEVRRLVDQIPAPPGVKAYVAGNTVLVGDTVKVAHKSFAMTAVVSLGVIFVMLLVVYRSVLTTILSLVVVVIEMSAAQSVAAFLGNLELIGLTPNANSTITALSIAAGTDYLIFLLGRYHEARAAGEDRETAFSTAYHGVSHVILASGLTVAGACSCLAFTRLPYFQTMGMPCAVAMLVVVLAALTLAPAVLALASRFGAFDPKRELSTRNWRKIGTAVVRWPKPIIAVTAVIAVMGFVSLLTYVPSYNDQKFTPPDMPANVAYAAVERHFSPARMNPEILMVEADHDLRDPAGMLVIDRIAKRIFHERGVARVQTITRPLGAPLEHSSIPFQISLRNAGTLQTAKFLNDNAAEMLQMADEMGKTIAIMEHTYAIMKEMTDTTHSMADRTHEVVGTANELRDHIADFDDFFRPLRSYFYWENHCADIPVCWSMRSVFDGLDSVDKMSAELEGLSGDIDHLDRLMPSLLADFEATIASLKRSRALTLSTQTRMAGIQALVEEAAEGATQMGRDFDQAKNDDSFYLPQEVFDNPDFQRVLKLFVSPDGKAVRFVITHDGDPASVEGVRHIAGIKYAVEDAIKGTPLANARISLTGAASMYADIQRGVGIDVLVAGISALILIFAIMLLVTRSVVAALVIVGTVAASLGTACGLSVLVWQDLLGCGVQWLVLPLAVIILLAVGSDYNLLVVSRLKEGIHAGLNTAIIRGMGATGRVVTAAGLVFAFTMMAMLVSDLVVVGQIGTTIGLGLLVDTLIVRSFMLPAIAAALGRWFWWPLNTVRPRPFRAHSTTTPTPPPPIGSPNGNGNGHGHSIGAVTTEGAFADDTDRLLVRN; encoded by the coding sequence ATGAGTACAAGACATTCGACGTCAGGTCGGTTAGACATTCCTCGTCTCTTACGTGCATTTTCGATACCGGTGATCCTGTTTTGGGTACTCACCGTCGGTGCTCTGGCTTCGGCCTCTCCGAAGTTGGAAGAAGTGGCGACGCAGCACGCGGTGTCGACGATGCCCAAGGACAGTCCAGCGTTTCAAGCAATGATGCGTATCGGCAAGGTGTTCCATGAGTTCAGTTCGGACTCGTCGGCCATGGTCGTATTGGAAGGGCAAGACCGACTCGGCGACAGCGCACACGAGTTCTACAACGGCATCGTCAGCCAGCTGCGAGCCGACACCGCGCACGTCGAACACGTTCAGGATTTCTGGGGTGACCCGTTAACCGCGGCCAGCACTCAAAGTGGTGACGGCAAGGCCGCATATGTGCAGGTTTTTCTCGTCGGCAATCAGGGCACCGCGGCCAGCAACGAGTCGGTAGCGGAAGTACGGCGGCTTGTTGATCAAATCCCCGCGCCACCGGGGGTCAAGGCCTACGTGGCTGGCAACACCGTCCTCGTCGGCGACACTGTGAAGGTTGCCCACAAAAGCTTTGCAATGACGGCCGTGGTTTCCCTCGGCGTCATCTTCGTAATGCTGCTGGTGGTGTACCGCTCGGTGCTGACGACCATCCTTTCACTCGTCGTAGTCGTCATCGAAATGTCCGCCGCGCAATCGGTTGCCGCTTTCTTGGGCAATCTCGAGCTCATCGGGCTTACTCCGAACGCCAACAGCACGATCACAGCGCTTAGCATCGCCGCGGGGACGGATTACCTGATTTTCTTGTTGGGGCGCTACCACGAGGCCCGGGCGGCCGGCGAAGATCGCGAAACCGCCTTCAGCACCGCCTATCACGGGGTCTCCCATGTCATCTTGGCTTCCGGCCTGACCGTCGCGGGTGCTTGCTCGTGTTTGGCGTTCACCCGTCTGCCGTATTTCCAGACCATGGGCATGCCTTGTGCTGTCGCGATGTTAGTGGTCGTGTTGGCGGCCCTGACCCTGGCACCAGCGGTACTGGCACTTGCCTCGCGCTTTGGTGCCTTCGACCCCAAACGGGAGCTGTCGACGCGAAATTGGCGCAAAATCGGCACGGCAGTGGTGCGCTGGCCCAAACCGATCATCGCCGTGACGGCAGTGATCGCCGTCATGGGTTTCGTCAGCCTGTTGACATACGTGCCCAGCTACAACGATCAGAAGTTCACCCCGCCGGATATGCCCGCAAACGTTGCCTACGCGGCCGTAGAGCGGCATTTCTCCCCGGCGCGCATGAATCCCGAAATTCTGATGGTCGAGGCCGACCACGATCTGCGCGACCCCGCGGGCATGCTGGTCATCGATAGGATCGCCAAAAGAATCTTTCATGAGCGCGGGGTCGCGCGAGTACAGACCATCACCAGGCCGCTGGGTGCGCCGCTTGAGCACAGCTCGATTCCGTTCCAGATCTCCCTGCGAAACGCCGGCACACTGCAAACAGCGAAGTTCTTGAACGACAACGCCGCTGAGATGCTGCAGATGGCAGATGAGATGGGTAAGACCATCGCCATCATGGAACACACCTACGCCATCATGAAGGAGATGACCGACACGACGCACTCGATGGCCGACAGAACACATGAGGTGGTCGGTACCGCGAACGAGTTGCGTGACCATATTGCAGATTTCGACGACTTTTTCAGGCCCCTTCGCAGCTACTTCTACTGGGAAAATCACTGCGCCGACATTCCGGTCTGTTGGTCGATGCGCTCAGTCTTCGATGGCTTGGACTCGGTTGACAAGATGTCGGCAGAGCTGGAGGGCCTCAGCGGTGACATCGACCACCTGGATCGACTCATGCCAAGCTTGCTGGCGGACTTCGAAGCGACGATCGCCTCACTGAAGCGCTCGCGTGCCCTGACGCTGTCTACGCAAACCAGGATGGCGGGTATCCAGGCTCTTGTCGAAGAGGCGGCCGAAGGCGCCACCCAGATGGGTCGCGACTTCGACCAAGCCAAGAACGACGACTCGTTCTACCTGCCGCAGGAGGTCTTCGACAACCCTGACTTCCAACGGGTACTGAAATTGTTTGTCTCGCCCGATGGGAAAGCCGTACGTTTCGTCATCACCCACGACGGCGATCCCGCATCGGTCGAAGGGGTCCGGCACATCGCCGGTATCAAATACGCGGTGGAAGATGCCATCAAAGGCACCCCCTTGGCGAACGCGAGAATATCTTTGACCGGCGCCGCGTCGATGTATGCCGACATTCAGCGTGGCGTCGGCATTGACGTGTTGGTTGCCGGCATCTCAGCGCTGATTCTGATCTTCGCGATCATGTTGCTCGTCACGCGGAGCGTCGTCGCCGCGCTTGTCATTGTCGGCACAGTTGCCGCATCGTTAGGCACGGCATGCGGCTTGTCGGTCCTTGTCTGGCAAGACCTTTTGGGGTGCGGCGTGCAGTGGCTCGTGCTGCCGCTGGCGGTGATAATCCTGCTAGCCGTGGGCTCGGACTACAACTTGTTAGTAGTGTCCCGGCTGAAAGAGGGAATTCACGCCGGTCTCAATACTGCGATCATCCGTGGCATGGGAGCGACTGGCCGGGTGGTGACCGCTGCCGGTCTGGTATTCGCCTTCACCATGATGGCAATGCTGGTCAGCGATTTGGTGGTAGTCGGACAAATTGGCACCACAATCGGGCTGGGCCTGCTGGTCGACACGCTGATCGTTCGATCCTTCATGCTGCCCGCGATCGCAGCGGCATTGGGACGCTGGTTCTGGTGGCCATTGAATACCGTGCGTCCCAGGCCTTTCCGGGCGCACAGCACCACAACCCCAACGCCGCCTCCACCCATAGGGAGCCCGAACGGCAACGGCAACGGCCACGGGCATTCAATCGGTGCCGTGACCACCGAGGGTGCGTTCGCCGACGATACCGATCGTCTGCTGGTACGAAATTAG
- a CDS encoding WS/DGAT/MGAT family O-acyltransferase, with protein sequence MELIAPTDAIFLLTESREHPTHVGGLQLFERPDGSGPGFVRETHEALTKMRSFHPTFRKRPAQILGAISNLGWIYDDEIEIDIEYHVRRWVLPSPGRLRDLFELTSVLHSSPLDRHRPLWEAHLIEGLKDGRFAMYTKIHHALIDGVSMRHLSERMMSTDPQDVELRAFWNLPSLPQSPRRSRWRAFTEIVKASATLGPSASSVARAALRQQQLTLPFAAPRTMFNVRIGGARRYAAQSYSLERVKRIKQAAQVTLNDVVLAMCGGALRYYLAEQNALPDTPLVAMVPVSLREKGEVTGAGNKVINVLCTLATDIDDAAKRLATISESVSRNRDVFAELPRQHAVALSLLTAPWAVAALPGFVSSAPPPFNIVISNVPGSIEPMYWGGAKLHSAYPLSIPLDGLALNITVSNTRELDFGLVACRRSVPRLERLLEHLEISLTDLERAVGVVSPDPFQQRKFAIT encoded by the coding sequence ATGGAGCTTATCGCGCCTACCGACGCAATATTCCTGCTGACCGAATCGCGGGAGCATCCCACCCACGTCGGCGGGTTGCAGCTGTTCGAGCGTCCGGACGGTAGCGGACCAGGATTCGTCCGTGAAACTCACGAGGCGCTGACCAAAATGCGCAGCTTCCATCCCACCTTTCGCAAACGGCCCGCCCAGATACTGGGGGCGATAAGCAATCTCGGCTGGATTTACGACGACGAGATCGAGATCGACATCGAATACCACGTTCGACGTTGGGTCCTGCCGTCGCCAGGACGACTCCGCGACCTGTTCGAGCTGACCTCAGTCCTGCACAGCAGCCCGCTCGACCGCCACCGCCCGCTGTGGGAGGCCCACCTTATCGAGGGGCTTAAGGACGGGCGGTTTGCGATGTACACCAAGATCCACCACGCGCTGATCGACGGTGTCTCGATGCGGCACCTGTCGGAGCGGATGATGTCCACGGACCCGCAGGACGTTGAGCTACGAGCGTTCTGGAACCTGCCTAGCCTGCCCCAGTCACCGCGCCGGTCGCGCTGGCGGGCATTCACGGAGATCGTGAAAGCTTCTGCGACACTAGGGCCGTCGGCATCAAGCGTGGCTCGAGCCGCGTTGCGCCAACAGCAGCTGACCCTGCCCTTCGCCGCGCCGCGCACCATGTTCAACGTCCGTATCGGCGGGGCGCGCCGGTACGCGGCGCAGTCCTATTCCCTCGAGCGGGTCAAACGCATCAAGCAGGCCGCCCAGGTGACTCTCAACGATGTCGTGCTGGCCATGTGTGGCGGTGCATTGCGTTACTACCTGGCCGAACAGAATGCGTTGCCGGACACGCCTTTGGTTGCGATGGTCCCGGTGAGCCTGCGCGAAAAGGGGGAGGTAACCGGTGCCGGGAACAAGGTCATCAACGTCTTGTGCACCCTGGCCACCGACATCGACGATGCGGCGAAACGCCTGGCGACCATCAGCGAGTCGGTGAGCCGCAACAGGGACGTCTTCGCCGAACTGCCCCGCCAGCACGCGGTGGCCTTGTCGCTGCTCACCGCACCTTGGGCGGTAGCGGCCCTCCCGGGCTTCGTCTCGTCGGCCCCGCCACCGTTCAACATCGTCATCTCCAACGTGCCCGGCTCGATCGAGCCCATGTATTGGGGCGGCGCCAAGCTGCACAGTGCCTATCCGCTTTCAATCCCGCTCGACGGCCTAGCGCTGAACATCACCGTCAGTAACACCCGCGAGCTTGATTTCGGTTTGGTGGCGTGCCGGCGCAGTGTCCCGCGCCTAGAGCGACTGCTCGAGCACCTGGAGATCTCGCTCACCGACTTGGAACGCGCGGTCGGCGTCGTATCGCCAGATCCGTTCCAACAAAGAAAATTTGCAATTACCTGA
- a CDS encoding cytochrome P450, which translates to MARKKTVAVRLGLGGLAAIVAAAGTRYWHWYTRPIETPPGTVSAPLAWLGLDRIPIVGLATRLKWVITDPVELAARCRAAYGDVFTLRIPTFSDLTYVTGGEDYANALTLPTDHASIGPVLNQVPTVGYWFPREQDDPQTLQQLIMTGRRMMAELLPRSRVDSIPDQVADIVDRQAADWSDVVDLSDAVYRIVYEVAGRYFVGDEVWDQFGSRFTTYYRRIADGIDIVRAALSITPYHYLMPEYKCTRKLYRLIRDELPAYHGAESPLLRSIAASAIAEEPLSVADRRWMFMYVLWNATNYPGTYTYWTLVDLLARPGLADRVRAIPTRAARHEFLRRCLLETVRMYPVSSLIRFLEKPYEFRRDNVTYHVPAGQLLGVFPPALNRDSRHVLDDADVYDPDRYLRSPAPRIAGFGRGPFGCVAQHFSETVTAAVINELLERYEIVPLEKAPPRRVRVHQTYPAKPLPAMLIPRRVAAHALPVDCAQIIL; encoded by the coding sequence ATGGCACGGAAGAAAACGGTCGCCGTTCGACTAGGTCTCGGTGGCCTCGCGGCTATCGTAGCCGCCGCCGGGACGAGATATTGGCATTGGTACACCCGGCCAATCGAGACGCCACCCGGCACCGTTTCCGCGCCGTTGGCTTGGTTGGGTCTCGACAGGATCCCAATTGTCGGTTTAGCGACGCGCCTGAAATGGGTCATTACTGATCCGGTCGAACTCGCCGCGCGTTGCCGGGCTGCGTATGGTGACGTTTTCACCCTGCGGATACCAACATTCAGCGACTTGACGTACGTGACCGGCGGCGAAGACTACGCAAATGCGCTGACATTGCCCACCGATCACGCGTCCATCGGACCGGTTCTGAACCAGGTGCCGACGGTGGGGTACTGGTTTCCCCGCGAACAAGATGACCCTCAGACTTTGCAGCAGCTAATCATGACCGGGCGCCGCATGATGGCGGAGTTGTTGCCCCGCTCGCGCGTGGATTCCATACCGGACCAAGTCGCCGACATCGTCGACAGACAGGCCGCGGATTGGTCGGATGTCGTCGACCTGAGCGACGCCGTGTATCGCATTGTCTACGAAGTGGCCGGAAGATATTTCGTCGGCGACGAAGTTTGGGACCAGTTCGGTTCGCGGTTCACCACGTACTATCGCCGTATTGCTGACGGCATAGATATCGTCCGCGCCGCTCTATCGATCACGCCGTACCACTATTTGATGCCAGAGTACAAGTGCACGCGCAAACTCTATCGCCTAATCCGGGACGAGCTCCCGGCATATCACGGTGCGGAATCGCCGTTGTTGCGCTCCATAGCGGCATCGGCAATTGCAGAGGAACCACTGTCGGTCGCAGACCGCCGTTGGATGTTCATGTATGTCCTGTGGAATGCCACCAATTACCCTGGTACGTACACGTATTGGACTTTGGTCGATCTTCTGGCCCGGCCAGGGTTGGCAGACCGAGTGAGGGCAATCCCGACGAGGGCGGCGCGTCATGAGTTCTTGAGGCGATGCCTGCTCGAAACGGTCCGAATGTATCCCGTTTCGTCTTTGATTCGTTTCCTGGAGAAACCGTATGAGTTCCGACGAGACAATGTGACGTATCACGTCCCGGCTGGACAACTGCTGGGCGTCTTTCCGCCGGCACTCAATCGGGATTCCCGGCACGTGCTTGATGACGCCGACGTCTACGATCCGGATCGCTACCTGCGCAGCCCCGCACCGAGGATCGCGGGATTCGGCCGCGGGCCATTCGGTTGTGTAGCTCAGCATTTCAGCGAGACGGTTACCGCGGCCGTCATCAACGAACTGTTGGAGCGCTACGAGATCGTGCCCCTGGAAAAAGCGCCGCCGCGGCGCGTGCGGGTGCACCAGACATACCCGGCCAAACCGCTTCCGGCGATGCTAATTCCACGCCGTGTGGCCGCTCACGCGCTTCCCGTGGATTGCGCTCAGATCATTTTGTAA
- a CDS encoding protein kinase domain-containing protein: MDFPYQTQRDIDAALVEELSAAGFVGAEEIGRGGFGVVFRCRQEALDRTVAVKVLTAKLSEERERFLREQLAMGRLTGHPNIVVVLQVGETASGCPYLVMPYHGQGSLQARVQRFGPLPLPEVLRVGVEIAGALETAHRLEILHRDVKPANILLTDFGQPALCDFGIAHIADGFTTADGTFTGSPSFTAPEILGGDPPTPASDVYGLGATLFAILTGHAAYERKAGEQVVAQFLRITTDPVPDLRDGGIPDDVARVIEMAMARDPQERPSTAVLGEQLRRLQASHGLGEDAVPLAVGPIVSPTTVATARYPGNLPVELTSFIGRRAELDEVETLLASSRLVTVAGIGGVGKTRLAQRAGTELQGHFADGVWWVELGELRDPMLVTNALVGALGLRDESGKSLREVLINFLNSRRILLVLDNCEHVLDEVVKLVEALLRGCPELRILTTSRERMGIGSEAVVQLAPLGLPDADPEPTLGRLPGYDAISLFGERAVAAVPEFVLTEDNKRAVARICARVDGLPLAIELAAARLRAMSLEQILERLADRFTLLTRGSRAAPTRQQTLACSVDWSYDLCTSAEQRLWARLSVFAGSFDLEAAEDICSSDDLASENVLDVLTSLADKSILVRTETDGGVRFRLLETLREYGQEKLSESGEYLQLRRRHLHWYQRLIAAVAANWFSASQLSWIKRMDRETSNWRQAAEFALTDSPRTALAMSPGLFQYSVARGFFSEIGNWLDRALDAIHPEPTADRCHALYAATVIASLRHQRPVAVARTHQLRSLVERMDNPECRSLLATSEAFIALFGGDWDRTIALAETALATAENPIVRLVATMLKAKALEPAGEIESALAWQETALASAESAGEVLYRSYISWAIGVNWWRQGDDRRAEQSLKQCLELAHLIDDPHNAAAGLETLAWIAGAKAEPGRTAVLMGAADALGKRSGAPPAVLPDLTRFHDEYRRGARAALGPEVFDEAWQRGAAMDFAEAVGYALDGVSALAD, translated from the coding sequence GTGGACTTTCCCTACCAGACGCAACGGGATATCGACGCTGCGCTCGTGGAGGAATTGAGTGCGGCCGGGTTCGTTGGTGCCGAGGAGATCGGCCGGGGTGGGTTCGGCGTCGTTTTTCGCTGTCGGCAGGAGGCACTGGATCGCACTGTTGCGGTCAAGGTCTTGACTGCAAAGTTGTCTGAGGAGCGGGAACGGTTTCTGCGCGAACAGCTGGCAATGGGTCGGCTGACTGGGCATCCGAACATCGTTGTTGTGTTGCAGGTCGGTGAGACGGCCAGTGGGTGTCCGTACTTAGTGATGCCGTATCACGGACAGGGGTCACTGCAAGCGCGCGTTCAGCGGTTCGGCCCGTTGCCGTTGCCCGAGGTGTTACGGGTGGGGGTGGAGATAGCGGGTGCGCTCGAGACGGCGCATCGTTTGGAAATCCTGCATCGCGATGTCAAACCGGCCAACATTTTGCTCACGGATTTCGGGCAACCCGCGCTCTGTGACTTCGGAATCGCTCACATTGCTGACGGGTTCACCACCGCGGACGGGACGTTTACCGGGTCTCCATCGTTTACGGCGCCGGAGATCCTCGGCGGTGATCCACCCACTCCGGCTTCCGATGTGTACGGGTTGGGCGCGACGTTATTCGCCATTTTGACCGGGCATGCCGCCTACGAGCGTAAAGCCGGGGAACAGGTGGTCGCGCAGTTCCTGCGCATCACGACGGATCCGGTGCCGGATTTGCGCGACGGTGGCATTCCCGACGACGTGGCCCGCGTTATCGAAATGGCAATGGCGCGCGATCCACAAGAGCGGCCGTCGACAGCGGTCCTCGGCGAGCAGCTGCGCCGGCTGCAGGCCAGCCACGGCCTCGGGGAAGATGCGGTTCCGCTAGCTGTAGGACCCATCGTTTCGCCCACGACCGTGGCTACGGCCCGGTATCCGGGCAACCTTCCGGTGGAACTGACCAGTTTCATTGGACGACGAGCCGAGCTCGATGAGGTCGAAACGTTGTTGGCCAGCTCACGGCTGGTCACAGTGGCGGGCATCGGCGGGGTCGGCAAGACTCGGTTGGCGCAGCGAGCCGGAACCGAGCTGCAAGGTCATTTCGCCGATGGCGTGTGGTGGGTAGAGCTGGGAGAGCTCCGGGATCCCATGCTGGTGACGAATGCTCTGGTCGGCGCCTTGGGTCTGCGCGATGAGTCCGGGAAATCCCTGCGCGAAGTTTTGATCAACTTCCTCAATTCACGCCGGATCCTGCTGGTGCTCGACAACTGCGAGCATGTGCTCGACGAGGTGGTGAAGCTCGTCGAGGCGTTGTTGCGGGGCTGTCCTGAGTTACGGATCTTGACAACCAGCCGCGAGCGCATGGGCATTGGAAGCGAAGCGGTGGTCCAGTTGGCCCCGCTTGGGCTTCCTGATGCTGACCCCGAGCCGACCTTAGGTCGGCTACCCGGCTATGACGCGATCAGCCTGTTCGGCGAACGCGCCGTTGCCGCCGTGCCCGAATTCGTGCTGACCGAGGACAACAAGAGAGCGGTGGCGCGGATCTGCGCCCGGGTCGATGGATTGCCGTTAGCGATCGAGTTGGCGGCAGCGAGGTTGCGTGCGATGTCGCTCGAGCAGATCCTAGAGCGGCTCGCCGACCGCTTCACGCTGCTGACCCGCGGCAGCCGCGCGGCTCCAACACGCCAACAGACCCTGGCCTGCAGCGTCGATTGGAGCTATGACCTGTGTACGTCCGCCGAGCAGCGGCTGTGGGCGCGGCTGTCGGTGTTTGCCGGCAGCTTCGATTTGGAAGCCGCAGAAGACATTTGCAGTAGTGACGACTTGGCGTCGGAGAACGTCCTCGACGTGTTGACCTCGCTCGCGGACAAGTCGATCCTGGTGCGCACCGAAACCGACGGTGGGGTGCGATTCCGGTTACTGGAGACATTGCGTGAGTATGGGCAGGAAAAGCTAAGCGAGTCTGGCGAGTATCTGCAGTTGCGTCGTCGCCATTTGCATTGGTATCAGCGGTTGATCGCAGCCGTGGCGGCGAACTGGTTCAGCGCTAGTCAGCTGAGCTGGATAAAGCGTATGGATAGGGAGACATCCAACTGGCGACAAGCCGCGGAATTCGCCCTGACCGACTCGCCGCGCACAGCCCTCGCGATGTCCCCGGGGTTGTTTCAGTACTCGGTGGCCCGCGGATTTTTCAGCGAGATAGGTAATTGGCTCGACCGTGCTCTGGACGCAATACATCCCGAGCCCACCGCGGATCGATGCCACGCACTGTATGCGGCCACGGTCATCGCGTCACTGAGACACCAACGACCGGTTGCCGTTGCGCGCACGCACCAGCTCCGATCCTTGGTTGAGCGGATGGACAACCCCGAGTGTCGCAGCCTGCTTGCGACCTCCGAGGCCTTTATTGCCTTGTTTGGCGGCGATTGGGATCGCACCATTGCGCTAGCGGAAACTGCTCTCGCCACCGCCGAGAATCCCATCGTGCGATTGGTGGCCACGATGCTGAAGGCCAAGGCACTCGAACCCGCCGGTGAGATCGAGTCTGCTCTCGCTTGGCAGGAAACGGCACTTGCCAGTGCGGAATCCGCCGGAGAGGTGCTGTACCGCTCATATATTTCGTGGGCGATCGGAGTTAATTGGTGGCGCCAGGGCGACGACCGACGCGCCGAACAAAGCCTGAAGCAGTGTTTGGAATTGGCGCATCTGATTGACGATCCGCACAATGCGGCGGCCGGGCTCGAAACCCTGGCCTGGATTGCCGGCGCGAAAGCCGAACCGGGGCGCACCGCGGTGTTGATGGGCGCGGCTGATGCGCTGGGTAAGCGAAGCGGAGCCCCGCCCGCGGTGCTACCCGATCTGACTCGATTTCACGATGAATATCGCCGCGGTGCTCGTGCGGCCCTGGGGCCTGAAGTCTTCGACGAGGCATGGCAACGGGGCGCCGCAATGGATTTCGCTGAGGCGGTGGGCTATGCACTCGACGGAGTCTCGGCGCTTGCCGATTGA
- a CDS encoding TetR/AcrR family transcriptional regulator encodes MSDADISGEPTVRMTRAELAAATKERIVTGAQQLLQEQPYEDVTLVGIAAAARVSHQTVLNHFESKDGVILAVLDALRQQTAAVLSRPQPGDVKSVVRALVGTYEMVGDIVVGWLSSSQHSAESEQAMTDGRGRHQQWLEKMFADALPTGIATRRRMVTGLEAATDIYVWKLLRRDLRRSRAATEDVMGDLVFGVLNGPYK; translated from the coding sequence ATGAGCGATGCTGACATCAGCGGCGAGCCGACCGTCAGGATGACCCGCGCGGAGCTGGCCGCCGCGACTAAAGAACGGATTGTGACGGGTGCCCAACAGCTGCTGCAAGAGCAGCCGTACGAGGACGTCACTCTGGTCGGGATTGCTGCGGCCGCCCGGGTGTCCCACCAAACCGTGCTTAATCATTTCGAGTCAAAAGACGGTGTGATTCTCGCCGTGCTCGACGCGCTTCGCCAACAAACCGCAGCGGTGCTTTCGCGCCCTCAGCCGGGTGACGTCAAGAGTGTGGTTAGAGCGCTCGTCGGCACCTACGAAATGGTGGGCGACATCGTGGTCGGCTGGTTGAGCTCCTCGCAACATTCTGCAGAGAGCGAGCAGGCGATGACAGATGGCCGCGGCCGCCACCAGCAGTGGCTCGAGAAAATGTTTGCCGACGCATTGCCCACCGGTATTGCCACTAGGCGGCGCATGGTCACCGGGCTGGAAGCGGCGACCGATATCTACGTTTGGAAACTGCTACGGCGTGACTTGCGACGTAGCCGTGCAGCAACCGAGGACGTAATGGGAGACTTGGTATTCGGTGTTCTCAACGGCCCATATAAGTAG
- a CDS encoding AraC family transcriptional regulator, producing the protein MAPLPQNGQPRRRNQPQPSTTALVCKPLQHSGNSPATTSTNVGYALPAEEAREIVRVAVKQHWDLQALVQAAKISTPQHLNHRVQITPTNAALGMRHLWQTTGDDLMGLATIGLPPGALRPLTFAVCSAPDLPTAVKRYDEFRTTFTGLPAVTIEQTPAAAILAIDLTNFDTSALSMASVALLLVAHRIINWATRRPLKLHRLELPHPETTRQAGYHTMFGAPPVFNAPRAALVFNTEALTCRFVRSHDEIDHFLHDAPKNLLGECDLHTTLTDQVRHIIEDRLGQPHCTSNEIAAHIGMSRPTLWRRLRDENTSVSQIREQVLRDAALSALARGNQTIAELSQSLGFSEPSAFTRAFRRWTGRSPRNYQPANSATHQHSDQPMQLKQLPPSPTYMGR; encoded by the coding sequence ATGGCCCCACTACCGCAAAACGGCCAACCACGCCGCCGAAACCAGCCGCAGCCATCCACCACCGCCCTGGTGTGCAAGCCACTGCAACACAGCGGCAATTCCCCCGCGACCACCTCCACCAACGTCGGCTACGCCCTACCGGCCGAGGAAGCCAGAGAAATCGTGCGCGTAGCAGTCAAACAACATTGGGACCTGCAAGCATTGGTGCAGGCGGCGAAGATCTCCACACCCCAACACCTCAACCACCGCGTGCAGATCACCCCCACCAACGCCGCCCTAGGCATGCGCCACCTCTGGCAAACCACCGGCGACGACCTCATGGGCCTCGCCACCATCGGATTGCCCCCCGGCGCACTACGACCGCTCACCTTCGCCGTGTGCAGCGCACCCGATCTGCCCACCGCGGTCAAACGCTATGACGAATTCCGCACCACCTTCACCGGCCTGCCCGCCGTAACCATCGAACAGACCCCAGCCGCCGCCATCCTGGCGATCGACCTCACGAACTTTGACACCTCAGCACTGAGCATGGCGTCGGTGGCACTGCTCCTGGTCGCCCACCGAATCATAAACTGGGCCACCCGAAGACCCCTGAAACTGCACCGACTCGAACTCCCCCACCCCGAAACCACCCGGCAAGCCGGCTACCACACCATGTTCGGCGCACCCCCGGTATTCAACGCCCCACGAGCCGCACTGGTCTTCAACACCGAAGCACTTACCTGCCGCTTCGTGCGCAGCCACGACGAGATCGACCACTTTCTGCATGACGCCCCAAAGAACCTGCTAGGCGAATGCGACCTCCACACCACCCTCACCGACCAAGTACGCCACATCATCGAAGACCGCCTCGGCCAACCTCACTGCACCAGTAACGAAATCGCCGCCCACATAGGAATGAGCCGGCCAACCCTATGGCGCCGCCTGCGCGACGAAAACACTTCGGTCTCACAGATCCGCGAGCAAGTATTACGTGACGCCGCCCTGTCTGCCCTAGCCCGCGGCAACCAAACCATCGCCGAACTGTCCCAATCCCTAGGGTTCTCCGAGCCCAGCGCGTTCACCCGCGCCTTCCGACGGTGGACCGGACGCTCCCCCCGTAACTATCAGCCCGCCAACTCCGCCACTCACCAGCACAGCGACCAACCCATGCAACTTAAGCAGTTGCCGCCGTCGCCTACTTATATGGGCCGTTGA